Proteins from a single region of Aureibacter tunicatorum:
- a CDS encoding deoxyhypusine synthase family protein, whose protein sequence is MLENFKHFNSAALVDAAKGYEDQLNQGNKMMITLAGAMSTAELGKSLAEMIRQDKVQIISCTGANLEEDIMNLVAHTFYRRVPEYRDLTPQQERELLDQGLNRVTDTCIPEEEAFRRLQKHVYDIWKTAESNGERYFPHEYMYKLLLSGVLEQYYEIDPKYSWMLAAAEKNLPIVVPGWEDSTMGNIFASYCIKGELKTSTVKSGIEYMTWLADWYTENTQKSGLGFFQIGGGIAGDFPICVVPMLYQDLERTDTPFWSYFCQISDSTTSYGSYSGAVPNEKITWGKLDADTPKFIVESDATIVAPLIFAYLLGL, encoded by the coding sequence ATGCTTGAAAACTTCAAGCATTTTAATTCTGCGGCATTGGTTGATGCTGCTAAAGGGTATGAAGACCAGCTTAATCAAGGCAATAAGATGATGATAACTCTAGCGGGGGCTATGAGTACGGCTGAATTAGGAAAATCTCTTGCTGAGATGATTAGGCAAGATAAAGTTCAAATTATTTCTTGCACTGGAGCGAATCTAGAGGAGGATATAATGAATTTAGTGGCGCATACTTTTTATAGAAGAGTTCCAGAGTACAGGGATTTGACGCCTCAGCAAGAACGAGAGTTATTGGATCAAGGACTAAATAGAGTTACTGATACTTGCATACCAGAGGAAGAAGCATTCAGAAGATTGCAAAAGCATGTATATGATATTTGGAAAACAGCAGAAAGCAATGGAGAAAGGTATTTTCCACACGAGTACATGTACAAATTGTTGTTGAGTGGTGTGCTTGAGCAGTATTATGAGATAGACCCTAAATACAGTTGGATGTTGGCTGCAGCGGAAAAGAATTTGCCAATAGTGGTTCCTGGCTGGGAAGATTCAACCATGGGGAATATTTTCGCTTCATATTGTATAAAAGGAGAGCTCAAAACAAGTACTGTAAAGTCGGGTATTGAATACATGACTTGGCTAGCGGATTGGTATACGGAAAATACGCAAAAGTCAGGTTTAGGATTCTTTCAGATAGGTGGAGGTATCGCTGGGGATTTCCCTATTTGTGTTGTCCCAATGTTGTATCAAGACCTGGAAAGAACGGATACGCCATTTTGGTCATACTTTTGCCAAATTTCCGATTCTACTACAAGTTATGGATCATATTCAGGGGCTGTTCCTAATGAAAAAATAACTTGGGGTAAATTAGATGCCGATACTCCGAAGTTTATAGTTGAATCTGATGCAACGATTGTTGCCCCTTTGATATTCGCTTATTTATTAGGTCTGTAA